The Bacillota bacterium DNA window AATCAATACATCTGCAAAGCATGATTTTAAGGAGGAAATGTAACCATGTCAAACACAGCAAACAGAGTAAATACCGGGGCAAAATTAAGCCCCACCAAGGTTATCACAGGCATTGTTCGTCTGAGCTATGCCAACGTCCACGAGCCGAAGTCTATCAATGGCGGGACACCCAAGTACAGCGTGTCTCTTATCATTCCCAAAAGTGACACCAAGACCATCGCAGCCATCAATGCCGCAGTGGATGCAGCTATCGAAGAAGGGCGCGGTAAGTTCGGCGGCAAAATTCCAAACAAGGCCGCTTTGAAACTCCCGCTCCGCGATGGTGACATTGATCGTCCGGACGACGAAGCCTATGCAAACAGCTACTTCGTAAACGCCAACAGCAACTCCGCACCGGAGATTGTGGACAAGGCGCTTAACCCCATCATGAGCCGCTCGGAGGTTTACTCCGGTGTGTATGCAAGGGTCAGTGTGAACTTCTACGCTTTTAATTCCAACGGTAATCGTGGCATCGCCTGCGGACTGGGGAATATCCAAAAAATCCGCGATGGAGAGCCGCTTGGCGGCAAGACCAGTGCAGCTGACGATTTCACCTCGGATTATGACGGCGAAGATTTTCTGGAATAACAGCAAAAACAACCATGGATGGGGCGGCGGGGCAACTTGCCGCCCTTTTCCGCTATGG harbors:
- a CDS encoding DUF2815 family protein; protein product: MSNTANRVNTGAKLSPTKVITGIVRLSYANVHEPKSINGGTPKYSVSLIIPKSDTKTIAAINAAVDAAIEEGRGKFGGKIPNKAALKLPLRDGDIDRPDDEAYANSYFVNANSNSAPEIVDKALNPIMSRSEVYSGVYARVSVNFYAFNSNGNRGIACGLGNIQKIRDGEPLGGKTSAADDFTSDYDGEDFLE